ACTATTGAATTAAATGGGTTTTTTCTTTCAGATGATGTTGATGACCCATATCGCTGGCAGTTTCCTGATTATACTCTGAATCCCGGTGAGTTTTTGCTGGTGTTTGCCTCCGGAAAAAATCGAAAAAGCGGTCCTTATTTTCATACTAACTTTCGGATTGATAAAGATGGAGAGCCCTTAATTCTCTCTAGTCCTGACAGTGTATGGGTTGACTGGATTGAACCGATACAATTATTAACAAATACTTCCTACGGTAGAAAAACAGACGGAGGTGCTGAATGGGTATATTTTTCTGTTTCCAGCCCCGGCATATCCAATGCAAGCGGAGTGAAAGGACCTGCGCCGGAAGATATTATAGAAAGTTCTCTACCCTCAGGATTCTATCCATCGGGAACTCCGCTCACTTTGTTTTTTAAAAATCAGGACGCAGATATTTACTATACAATTAATGGGGAGCGACCTGATATTAACAGTTTTAAGTTTTCAGACTCCATATCACTTAGTCGACTGCTGATTCCTGACAGGCATTATTCAAACATACAAACAGCACCCCGCTGGCAAGAACCAAACTCTACACAATTTGGAGCTATTGTTTTACGGGCAGCAGCATTTAAAAATGGAATTAGAGTCAGTAATTATCTACAAAATGTATACTTTCCGGAGGAAATGTGGCCCAATAAGGATTGGTCTGTATTCTCAATAATTATGGATGAAGATGATTTTTTTAGTCATGAGCGTGGAATTTATGTGCCGGGTCCCGGATTTGAAGAAGATCCCTACAGAGCAAATTATTATAAAAGGGGAGATGACTGGGAAAGAACAGTACAGCTTAGTTTTTTTAATACCGAACAGGAATTGATTTTTGAGCATTTGGCAGGAGCCAGAATTCATGGTGACGGGACCAGAAAAGCACCCCAAAAAAGTATAAGATTATATGCCAGAAACAGATATGGCTATGAAACATTTGATTATCCTTTTTTCGAAAAGAAGCCTAACATAAAAAGTTTTAAAAGATTGATTTTGAGAACTTCAATGGGGGACTGGAATCGATTAGGTTTAACAGATGAGTTTGTTACTGCCGCAGTAAGACCCTTGAATCTGGATTATATGGAGTTTCTGCCGGTAATAGTTTTTATAAATGGAGAATTTTGGGGG
The nucleotide sequence above comes from Chitinophagaceae bacterium. Encoded proteins:
- a CDS encoding T9SS C-terminal target domain-containing protein — translated: MNFKMNSIKKIFVVFLLCACFQPVFALPVINEFMASNSEVISDEDGDFEDWIEIYNPTQFTIELNGFFLSDDVDDPYRWQFPDYTLNPGEFLLVFASGKNRKSGPYFHTNFRIDKDGEPLILSSPDSVWVDWIEPIQLLTNTSYGRKTDGGAEWVYFSVSSPGISNASGVKGPAPEDIIESSLPSGFYPSGTPLTLFFKNQDADIYYTINGERPDINSFKFSDSISLSRLLIPDRHYSNIQTAPRWQEPNSTQFGAIVLRAAAFKNGIRVSNYLQNVYFPEEMWPNKDWSVFSIIMDEDDFFSHERGIYVPGPGFEEDPYRANYYKRGDDWERTVQLSFFNTEQELIFEHLAGARIHGDGTRKAPQKSIRLYARNRYGYETFDYPFFEKKPNIKSFKRLILRTSMGDWNRLGLTDEFVTAAVRPLNLDYMEFLPVIVFINGEFWGIHHLRERIDQYYYMSNHGVNPENIDEIDGLGYANRGTADAYFKMFNFFRNADPQEAGFYDETSKLIDIENVVDYFIAKMYFRNLDWPFRNYTLWKSEYGKWRWVFFDCDACLIRFGDYNMLEYLQEQHFPEHIDADLFLIIRRLLQNEKTYGLFMQRLNRHIEHTFSPERLLPILDKMAENHRHYIEEQVKRWHVPASVYQFEQNIKDLERFIIRRHELMSRQFSKIARESVKVYPNPLSLETGKLTVSATFLKNNSKLQYSLIDMKGMEMLSGEIQNGRELTFPRSINPGSYILKLKNDGFVFNKKLIIQ